The Ricinus communis isolate WT05 ecotype wild-type chromosome 8, ASM1957865v1, whole genome shotgun sequence sequence AATTATAGATTCCAAAGCACATAAACAATTTTCACAATGTTAAAGaacatataaaagaaaatgcttaCGCGATATCACCAGCCGTTGAAGGTGCGCCATACTCGTCAAAAAGGCGCATTAAATCCCCAAATTGCCCATGCAAGTcaccaaatattttaataggaGCCTTCAGCTGTAACACACTTGGTTCACTACAAAATATCCTTTCAGCACTGTCACATAGGTCGGCTATTTCATTGCAATCCAAGAAAAATTGCCGTCGTACTGGAGGCTTCCAACCACGAGGCTTGAGAAGATGTGCTATGACCTTGCATTGTAGAAGGCAACtcattaaatagtaaaaaaatgacaatcttaactcaaaataaattttgacaagTAATTCACCAGTAGCACCAAAAAGAGGGTAAAACACATGCAACAAGATTAGGATTGAAGGAGAATATGAGAACAAGATAAACAGATCTAGAACAATAATTAAGCTCATGCATTTCAACTGACCAAGTACAAAACCAATAAGGTTGTATGGATGCTTAACATTGCTTGATAACTGTGTCAAACACAAATGGATAGGCATTGATTAGCACGATGTGTGCATTCACATGAGCACCAACAAATACTCAAACATCAGCCTatccaacaaaagaaaatctttgaatGTGTTTGCATTTAGCAAAGATCCGTATTCCAAACTTCACTTTTCTGAAACACTAAATATTTGGTAGTAGTTATAAAACAAGCTATCCTGGAAAAACAAAGCCAAACAGCTTGACCAAATAGCATATCCAAAGACACTAGGCAGAACTCTCAGCGCCTTAAACATGCCCCGACACCCACAATTCCAAGGGTAGATCAGTCTGACACCTGGAGGACCAGCCAAAGTAAGAGAGCAATGGAAAAAAATAGATGTATGTTCCCCATATTGCAGATATTCCAATAATAACACAGTAGCAGTTCAAGTATCCTAgtatattagataataaaaataattataaaaaagaggCTCTAATATAGCCCATGAAGTTATAAAAgcataaatgaatataaaatccCAAGCTTTCAAAAGAGttaatctaatttttcaaTCCACAAGATTGATGACTAGCTTGAGTTTTATTTCACTAGTTTGTGCATTGTCTCATTTGCATTAAATACACCTTCAGCGTCGAACAGAACAAATTACGGAAGCATACATGTAACAAGTGGAAGTACTTTCCTCCAAAATTTTCAGGCCAGCTGCATGGACCTCTTCACTATCTCAAAATCATGACAGATGCATCTAACAGCATTTTCAGAAgtaaaacataatatatatttgaaacaaatacacaataaatatttgaaacaaAACCCCTGTACCTTTTTGGGCACACTATTGATTGACATCTGTCGATCTAGTAGTTTCCTAGCTGCTGTTGCGCTCTCTGGGGTACCATAGCTTACTCGCCTGCCttcattttcaaattgatCGATTGAAAGTTGTCTCACCATCCCCCCTAAGGCTCCACCAGTCTCTGCAGCTACAACAACCTGAGACAACAGGAAAAGGAAAGTAACATTTTAATGCCTGAATGGACTTAAAATCACACTCaaaaatgttaataaaaatgaacaCTGACAGCTCTGTGATGTAGCCGAACTCCAGCTGGAGCAATGTTATTTGATCCAGCAGATTCGGGCTTAATCAAAGTAGATATCTGTTTGCCACTAGGGGTTGCCTCAGCGCCCCGATCCCTGTCCGGCAGTTCAACTTCTCCATTAACTTGCCGTGCCTTAGCAGCAGCCAAAGTGGCACTTATGGCCTCAGCTTCTGCAGCCGAAGCTTCAACCAAATATTCCACTCCTTTGCTCATTCTCCTATGCAGTGACAGcatatttagaaattctttgcatcatttgaaaaaaattctaCTTACATCCAACAGAAATCAGAACACAAAAACAGTAGCTAGCTTACCGAGGTCCAGGAAGCACAGCATTTTCAGTGCTTATATCTGTGTACATATCACCATTTATTGGAGGGGCAACTGGATTACCCAGGACAACTGAACCATCAGGTACTGATTCAGGCATTGTCTGCCTAGATCTTTCATCACCAAAATACCGTCCACCACTTCCAGGTATCCTCCCTGCATGTACATTAGAAGCAGCAGCGGCAGCTGCAGCATGAGAAGCTGCTGTTGTTGTTTCAGCTGCAGCTAGGTCCTCAGCAACAAGTAAATCATCAAGCAACACGCCTGTAGCACCAAAAAGTAGCAGATTACACTAGACTACTAAAAATAAGGTGAAATAGGCAGGAACAGTAATTAGATTATACAAGTATGATGTGACCTTTATGAATAAATCTGAAAATATTTGGAAAACTCTCACAAGGTAGCACTTTTCGAAAACCATTGTAAAGgaccaaaattaaaattcagtatttcttctctttcccATGTTAATTAAAAGCTCCATCTTATGACTTTGAAATCACTTGAGGTTTCAAGGATGCAACATAACTTGTTAAATCTACTAGAAGACCACACTGATACTTCTTGAAAAGCATCATTTTCCAGCTGGTGCCACAATCCAAAGCTGTTTTCCCCTTTTTATGTTACTTATAAGAACATAATGATGAGGACGAGCCTCGATGCAACTGGTAAAGCTGCTCCTTCAGTAACCTGAAGGTCAAAGGTTAAAGGCGTGGAAACAGCCTATTTGGTTTTAGAAACAGCCTACATCATCCTTCTACCCCGCGCTAGTCAGGGAGCACTTTGTGCATGCAGGAGCCCTTAaataaagacataaaaatttattcatacAGATATTTGACGGTGGTTGGCTTCGAGTTTGATAAATGGACTGGGAACAAATGTggaaaaatattagtttataatttcattactTACCACCACGTAAGCcaccataaataaatattaagtcacCAACCGCAGCAGCAGCATGCCTGCAACGCCTTGTTAACTCAACTGCTGCATCCCCACCAGCAGCATCAGCACTGTATCTGCCAGTCCTAGGACTAGTAACAACCGATTTTGTATCGCACCAAACGCCTGCCGCAGTATCCAACACTATGCACAGGAGAAACATAAAATAGGTTCAGAAAGCTCCGGTTGGAGAGTTTCTTTTTAAGTAATATTACCACCAAGATCAAGATAACCAAAAAATTCAGTAATCAAGCTTAACTATACTCAGAAATCTAAGCTTAACTGACTTCTAGAAACAGATAAATTAAAACCTTATTAGGAAAAAATATTAGGAAGAACTGAACTAGGAAAAATAATTTCCCAAAGTGATAAAATTGGATACTATGTAATTATGTACAACAGGAgggagaaaacaaaagaaatatctaGCATAATGATGCCATAATTATCGGACACTTTATCTTCCATAAATTACATAGTTATCCAGTATATCCCAGTGAATTGAACTCTCcttatttatcaatctaaATAAGCATACCACCctcattcaaaaataaaatatgagcAAATTATACACATTTTTAAATCCTTTATTCATATACGCTACAAGAGAAAACATATAAACAGCTAATATATAACTGCACGGTCATAATGTATCTAAAACCAAATCTATCAGATTCAATAGGTCAAATTGTAAGGCTTacataaaagtataataaagTACCTGCAACACTAGATGAATCTTCTACCATACGACCTCCACCAAGTGCACCCCCAGAGACATGTAGCCGTGCATTAACAAAAACCTAAAAGTACAATACATAGAAGTGATTAATCTTACTGGAGATAGAACACATTgtccatttaaaaataaatgtagtTCAAATGAAACTAAAACTCACTGCTGCATGTTGATATCTCGGCGATGGAGAGACACCAGGAGCAATTGCCCATTCCCAGCGACCATCCCTATGTTTAGCAAGTCCATAGGCACTTGCCAATGGCTGCAAAATGCACATGAAAACAAATGATGTTATCCAAATAAAACATATGCACATGAAGGAAACCcaacaaattcaaaattaaagaatgatGTTATCCAAATGGACCAGCTAAACTGCAGTCAACATTATAAAAACAAAGTAACTTCACTATGTTCTTGTGCATGTTACCAAGCAGTTTAAAACTGTAGCAGGGATACCAACACTAATATCACTTATTCACAAGTAAATTGATATTAATGACAGCATTTACAAAAAGCAAAATGATACACACAAATACCAGAAGATAAGGAGTATCAAGCACGATATTTTTCAAATCTGAAATCTGGCTCTTTTTAAATGGTTCACAATATAGGGAAAAGGGACAATTCCCAACTCCTTGTACATACCCCTATTACAAGAGCCCTCCAAGAATTTAACTGCATTTTTCATATTCTCAATGCAAATCCAATTATTTCCAAGAATtgcatatcaaaatataaagagttttAGCCAATCCAAAATGAAGGAAAAAATTGATTCACTAACCCCATTTTCTCTTGTAAAGATAACACCAAgaaaacaagttaatttactTCGAACTAAACTTTCCCACAATGGGCTTCCAAAGGAGAACGGGGAAAATATTATCTGAAATCTTCAACTGCCAAACTGCTTGATATGGAACAGAGTTCTTAACTAGCTTGTCAAACCCACCAAAGAGAGAATAAAGGCTGTCGAACACTATCATCCTTTTTCTCTTACAGCAAGCATCAAATTTATCTGCTTCCCAATTTAAGCAATGACTCATACAAAGCTTCCAACAATCCAGAAATTCCTCTATTGCCAAATCATTAGGCACCTTTCTAAAGTATTCCAGATTCCCTGCCAATTGTTCCCTCTTACATTAATTATACACAATCATGATTTAAGCTAACAAAATGAATTCCTTGAAGATTGTCTTTAAGAGAAAAAGCCATAGGAATTCCTTTCAATCAAATTCCTTTCAATCAAAAAGGAATGGAGGTGGATATATTGTCAAAACTGTTAACTCCGTCTTTAAACCTTTTGcatcaaaattcaaagaatTCTGTGGATTGATATGAATTTGTAACAAATGCAATTTTTTCAGTCAGTATAGCTTTTTTCGGAATACCCCACACTAAATATAAACTGGCGATCCATCATCAACTTCAGAAGGCATATAATCTAATAATCCTCCAATCCTAACCTAGTATTCTTCTACAAGCCAATCCATGAGGAAGCTTGTTAGATCATTCCATCCTATGAaagtaaattttaaacttcaattaaggaaaaacatcTAATTTTTGCAATATTACCTgaataaaacattaaatagaaaacaaaagtTGCACATATTTCACATCAACTGAATCAAAGATGAGCTAGGGAGCTGAAAGAACATTCAGACATTGCAAGGATAacgattaaataaaaactaaatgaaCTCAAGTAGCACTTAATTGGCTACAAGAGGACAAAAGAACGCTACAAGTCTGAAAACAAGATACTTAAGAGAACTGCGACCTACAAGAAGTATACAATTGTTTGGAAATTTCAATGGCAGCCTCAAGATCTACAAAACGTAAAAAAAACTCATTGCTATCTTTTTTTTACCAACAGCCTCTAGATGTTTTTTATCTCATGAGAACTCTATAAAAATTACTGACTGCAGACTACTGGTTTGCTGTCAACTAAGTTCTATCACAACTTTATCAACTCTCATCAAAAGTGACATATCCTACaaataatatgtaaataaataatccaTTGAAAACTAACTAAGATTCCAGGTCACATCTACTATAACCAGATATCTATTTACATGTCAGACATTGAAACCCACCACACTGTTTGCATCCCTCCCTCCACAGAGCAGAAGAAGACCATCTGAGCGCGCACTTGCAGTGGCATACCTAGACAAAAGTGAAGGATCAGAATAGGCTCAACTACAGAACAGATGAAAGCATATCAAAAAAATCCAAGGCAAGAAAACAGCAGCAGCCAACTATGATACATATCCAAACATGCAACTAGAGATACCTGATGTCCTAAATCCTTGATAATATGTGTTACAAGAGGTTAGAACTTCGAACAACAGTATTAACATCAATATGACGAGCTAGAACGCATGCACACATACATATCCAAACTCAAAAGAGCCAGTTTCTAATCCATAAAGCCCAATAATCATTTGTGTTtacactttttttcttttgaaaatttttccaccgtactttattttattttgccaTAAGTGACACATCcgcagaaaaagaaaagcatacCAAGTTATAGATAGGAAACCAAAACTAGTGGTTGTAAAATCCCTAACCTGAATCACAAGGGTTCCATAAATAAAGGGATATTCAAAAGACTCAAATCTGTACCATTATTCATGAACTAATTTAATCCAGAGGCATAATTCAAAATACCAACTCTATCCTTAAAGCATGATCATGCACcagaaagagaagaaacaaTGGATAAGTAGCTTACAAGATAGAAGACCCTGTGAGAGAAAACCAATTTCCCTTTGTGTATCTGGAAATATTTGCCCttctaaacttaattttctACTCCTAATTCCCTTCTTTCCAATTCTCAAAAGCTTCTAAGGATAGGATTTTGGCAACTCAAATCTTGCAGAAAGAGGTCATACCATGGTGATTATGTGTCATCTTTGGAAAATGCAACCAAATTGGCCTCATATCTTATTGAGATATAATCAGAAACATAATCTTTACTAATTAGATTACACAAGGGTTTCCTGGGGCACAGCAGGATCAACAAAACCAGAATAGTGGGCTTGAAGGGTTATGTAATCTtcaatatgaaagaaaaagaacacagATTCAAAAACAACTTTTGGATatataggaaaaagaaatggaaggGTCATTGAGAGGGAGGATCAGTCTCTCCCGATGCCACAAGATAGCAAAGCACATGATTTTGTGCTTTGTAGGCTGCAACTTTTGGCATAGAGTTTAAGATTTTTCCCTAATTTTTTATCTTGCAGACGAAATCCCTACTATATACAGCATAGCAGCCTCTAGTCACTGTTTAAtataaatctttcttttatccttAGGGTAGCAACTGGAAATTTCCCATTTAGGACTGGCAAAAGTGTCCAAGCTATAATTTCATCGACGCTTACCAACTAATTACCTGAAATAACAAGTATCTTGCTAATAGAGCACCAGTGCACCACTAAAAATTACAATCAGTTAGTTACCCGTGGAATTGAAACACAATTTTTTGAACCAGATCAATCACAATCCATTAGCAAGATGCATTATGTGGCTTAACAAGGCTTCTAGAACTCGAAGGGCATACAATTACATTAGATGGCGCAAAGCAAGAATCCATACAAAAGCATAGGTACAAGGTATATAGAAGAGTTCCTGCTATTCACATGAGagatgagagagagagagagagagagagagagagagagagagagagagagtagtATACATGCATGGTGGTGGACCTTCCCCTTCAGGTTCCAATTTACGCCATTCATAAGGCTTGGCTGCTGTGTCAAGGGCCCATACATCCGACAAAGGACGCTTCCCTGAAAATCAAGAACCataacaattttttatatatatgtcaaagGATCTCAACATGTGCCAATATGCATACTCAAAACCATAGATCAGTGAATTTTTAAGTCCATTGACACAGGGTCAAGatgctttgattttgatgtgaCTTACCATCATTTCCTCCAATTGCCATGAGATACCTTTGGCCCACCAAAGCCATCACATGACCATAACGTGGTCCTGGTCCAGGTCCTTGAACAACAACTCTATaggaaaattataattttaatcataaaccatataaaaaataagaaagcaTGAATAGCAATTTGTTAAGCATCAAACCTATGCCATCTTGGCCGTTGCTGTGTGAGATCAAGAACATGAAGATCCTCAGCAGACAAACCAGCTGGACCAATTCCACCCTAGGTTGAGATTGAAGATTCTAGTTATAATTTGGTTAATatagcaaaaaaaataataatagaatcaTGATCTAGTAAAAAACATAAACCCTATAGGACAATATGCAGTATGCTAACCTGAATAACTACCATAGTTCCCACAGCAGTTGCCACATGAGCTGCCCTTGGAGTGGGCGGTTCTCCAAAAGGAGTAATCCTGCAAAATGAGTTTATTATGCGCACTATTGCATTATGCAAGAGCAAAAAGTGTGTTATAGGCAAGACACAAACTAGTGAAACAAAGAATTCTCAGCTTACCGAGACCATTTATTCGTTAACACATCGTAACAGTGAACATCAGCAGTTGCACCAGCAAGTCCTGCAATTCAACAAATTAGAAAGACAACCAAAGCCCAATGAGTAATATCTTAACACTATTAAGACTCCCAGAGAAACAAAAGTCCGTTAGTTGATTTCATTTCTTACATGCAGGCAAGTAGGGAACagatttcaaatcaatttttccCATTAAACCAAAAATCAGATAAACATGTGTTTGGGTGCAATGCCAACATGATTATAAGCACCTTAAAAAATGTTGAGTGAAAAAAACTATGCAAGCTGACCTAGTGAGGCCACAGGGAACTTAGGCATCGTTTGGATAGAGTGATTCTAGAATCCATGGATTTATGGTTAAATCCAtggattttgaaatttcaaCAATTTGGATTAAACATGAAAACAAgggatttttatttaaagttaagGAAAGCTTTaggataaataaatttattagggacaatattaaaataaaaaattatataataattcatcatTCTTTAGAATGGTGGATTTTGGAATTGCCCACATCCTAGGTGGAAAATTAAAACCCTCAAAAATTTAGGGATTTTGGAAGGTGaggattttttaaaattcatagaTTTAGACCACCTTTTTGCTTGCCAAACAATGGATTTAAACTAAATccatgaattttataaaatcccTCATCTAAAATCCCTCAATCCAAACAACCCCTTGAAGTATTTCCGAACATAATCACaacaaaaataacataatgaGAGTTCAAAATAAATTCGCATCAACAAAACTATAAGCACATAGAACTTAAACTAGTTTACACATTTAAACCATATTGCAAGCATATTTATGGCATCATGAATTTGAGATGCAATTTAATAGCTAGGGTAAATATGACAccataatcaaattaaaagaaaacaaggatGGAAAGAGCATTTCAAGTACCAACATGTACCATAATGAACGAATTAAAAGAGTACCAGTTCAATTCACTGGCCCCAAAGAACTGGAACTAACCGGGAGTTGCATGACTTGGAaactaaataaacaaataaataaatatggagAACAGTTTGTAGGTTGAATTTGTCAAGATCCAAATGGAAGCAAGGTGTGTACTATTTTGAAGTTCAGGACAGTAATCAAGTTCGTATTTTAGGACCAAATTGTAAGATCCATATTCGCTATCGCCCCAACATAAGccaccaaaaaagaaaaaaaaaaatcatttccCTTACAGTTGCTACTAAGGATCATAAGCAAAGGGAAACCGGAAATTGCAGCTTCAACAACTTACATTACAATTAAATGATTTCTGTGATCGTTTCAGCTTCTCAAGCTACAGTAACTAATTACTCAATCCTAAGTTTAGAATCAAAACCGCTTTTTTCATATATGACTTCAGCTGCAATCAAACCAGAAACTTCTCATACATACCAACCCCCCAGCTGAAATTACTCAggtattaagaaatttaacaAAGCTGCACAAAAACTAAATGAAACGAAAGACATACGGATGCCAGCATTTCCAGCAGAGGAAGGAGCCCCTGAGGCTGCAGAATTTCCCTCAAGAGCTGTGGCACCGCCGAACAGAATCAACCTCGGTCCAATATAACCAGGCGATCCCTCCTCGCCAACAGCAGCCACTGCAGTCAAGGTGTGCCCACACCTTGGTCCTGGCCCATCCTCCTTCTTCTCTATAATTGCATTTACAACCGAATAAGTAGGCGCGTGTCTCGGCCCCACCACACTTTGTTGTTGAACCTGAGCTTGTGAAGGCGTCTGCTGCTGCGCAGGAGGAGACACGGCCACGGCCGCTGCCGCGACAGAAGTTGGAGATCCCGCTGACTGCTGTTGATCCCTTAGTTGTTCTCTATCCATTGCAGTTGGCGGCGAAGCGTCTTGTACGGGTGAATCTTGATCGGTATCCGGCACCATCGTGGAATCCACATccattgctttaaaaaatctttaatcAAAGCCCTAATTTCAAGATCGGAGCTAGAATTCGAACAATTTCGCATTCCTAATCAACATTTCTAAATGATTCACTTCTCAATCGAACCAATAACAATCAAACCCTAGCAGAAAATAATCTCTCAAAATTTACAAAGAGACTGAAACTTTTTATAGATTAGGTTTTGCTTTCTTATCATCtatctctctccctctctcgttacaaaaagaaaaaaagtttcGTCAATTTCGAGcgtagagaaagaaaattaaaaagaaaaaagaaaaagaaaagaaacgaAACAGAGACAATCTCAAAAAgtatcaaagaaagaaagtggaAAAACACCAAtctatctattttttattattaatcaacCTGAttatctttctctctctaacaatatttgttttttctctctctagaaatgaGAGAGATAGACCAAagcacaaatttttttattttttattttttattcttctctCTCCAGAA is a genomic window containing:
- the LOC8281048 gene encoding serine/threonine-protein phosphatase BSL3, whose product is MDVDSTMVPDTDQDSPVQDASPPTAMDREQLRDQQQSAGSPTSVAAAAVAVSPPAQQQTPSQAQVQQQSVVGPRHAPTYSVVNAIIEKKEDGPGPRCGHTLTAVAAVGEEGSPGYIGPRLILFGGATALEGNSAASGAPSSAGNAGIRLAGATADVHCYDVLTNKWSRITPFGEPPTPRAAHVATAVGTMVVIQGGIGPAGLSAEDLHVLDLTQQRPRWHRVVVQGPGPGPRYGHVMALVGQRYLMAIGGNDGKRPLSDVWALDTAAKPYEWRKLEPEGEGPPPCMYATASARSDGLLLLCGGRDANSVPLASAYGLAKHRDGRWEWAIAPGVSPSPRYQHAAVFVNARLHVSGGALGGGRMVEDSSSVAVLDTAAGVWCDTKSVVTSPRTGRYSADAAGGDAAVELTRRCRHAAAAVGDLIFIYGGLRGGVLLDDLLVAEDLAAAETTTAASHAAAAAAASNVHAGRIPGSGGRYFGDERSRQTMPESVPDGSVVLGNPVAPPINGDMYTDISTENAVLPGPRRMSKGVEYLVEASAAEAEAISATLAAAKARQVNGEVELPDRDRGAEATPSGKQISTLIKPESAGSNNIAPAGVRLHHRAVVVAAETGGALGGMVRQLSIDQFENEGRRVSYGTPESATAARKLLDRQMSINSVPKKVIAHLLKPRGWKPPVRRQFFLDCNEIADLCDSAERIFCSEPSVLQLKAPIKIFGDLHGQFGDLMRLFDEYGAPSTAGDIAYIDYLFLGDYVDRGQHSLETITLLLALKVEYPHNVHLIRGNHEAADINALFGFRIECIERMGERDGIWVWHRINRLFNWLPLAALIEKKIICMHGGIGRSINHVEQIENLQRPISMEAGSIVLMDLLWSDPTENDSVEGLRPNARGPGLVTFGPDRVMEFCNNNDLQLIVRAHECVMDGFERFAQGHLITLFSATNYCGTANNAGAILVLGRDLVVVPKLIHPLPPAISSAEASPERHIEDTWMQELNANRPPTPTRGRPQVTNDRGSLAWI